In Coleofasciculus sp. FACHB-1120, one genomic interval encodes:
- a CDS encoding Ycf51 family protein, protein MLTTTFFLELAKWSAVLTIASAVVTVLGFIFKWGIRFRLVGSTGFMGVLTAGLFSLSLVPLTHTAVPGSVHYKLVYDTGGAETVVSVPPMISNAQLDATMRQAASDLYSYGRLGRAKDNLLTIRVRTVIHPSPGVSKPLYLGEVKRSLAIRDDEQIDIQVFPENLAQLPKSTA, encoded by the coding sequence ATGTTAACAACTACTTTTTTTCTAGAACTAGCCAAATGGTCAGCGGTTCTTACCATTGCCAGTGCGGTTGTAACCGTGTTGGGGTTTATTTTCAAATGGGGCATCCGGTTTCGATTGGTGGGTAGCACTGGGTTTATGGGTGTGCTAACAGCCGGTTTATTTTCTTTGAGTTTGGTACCGCTAACCCATACAGCAGTTCCAGGTTCGGTGCACTATAAGTTGGTTTATGACACCGGCGGGGCGGAAACAGTGGTTTCTGTACCGCCGATGATTTCCAACGCCCAATTAGATGCAACGATGCGTCAAGCTGCCAGCGACTTGTACTCTTATGGTCGTTTAGGTCGGGCAAAAGACAATTTACTGACCATTCGGGTACGTACCGTTATTCATCCTTCCCCTGGCGTTTCTAAACCGCTTTACTTGGGTGAGGTGAAGCGATCGCTCGCTATTCGCGATGATGAGCAGATTGATATCCAAGTCTTCCCAGAAAACCTGGCACAATTGCCAAAGTCTACCGCGTAA
- a CDS encoding STAS domain-containing protein, whose product MGASRLIKFWRSTVLFPEFICFSVIKRQKSYREFAQAQRNIKASHRIVIQPQGVLNRCNGAFLQQWIVNNVVLDAPALCVLDMTYIKGVDSSGLFSLVAGLKAARKQQCHVVICNLQSSVKTLFEVAQLEEMFEIEESYEAALAKLA is encoded by the coding sequence ATGGGTGCTTCTAGACTTATCAAGTTTTGGCGTTCGACCGTACTGTTTCCTGAATTTATTTGTTTCTCAGTAATTAAGCGCCAAAAGTCTTACCGTGAATTTGCTCAAGCCCAAAGAAACATAAAAGCCAGCCACCGGATTGTGATTCAGCCGCAAGGGGTTTTAAATCGCTGTAATGGCGCTTTCTTACAGCAATGGATTGTGAACAACGTCGTACTGGATGCCCCGGCTCTATGCGTGCTAGATATGACCTATATCAAGGGGGTGGATAGTTCGGGGCTATTTTCTTTGGTGGCAGGACTCAAAGCTGCCCGCAAACAGCAGTGCCATGTTGTAATTTGTAACTTGCAATCTTCCGTCAAAACACTTTTTGAAGTAGCGCAGCTTGAGGAAATGTTTGAGATTGAGGAAAGTTATGAAGCTGCCCTTGCCAAACTGGCTTGA
- a CDS encoding CHAT domain-containing protein: MNTAVRSIRRLLIVFPWVGAINTQAVQGQSIVPASDGTGSNVVLDGDRFDIGGGQQSGANLFHSFEKFGLNSNQIANFLSQAEIQNILGRVVGGDASIINGLIQVTGGNSNLFLMNPAGIIFGAGASLNVSASFTATTATGIGIGSNWFNAAGSNNYAALTGNPNAFAFATSQPGAIINAGNLSLQPGQNFLTLLGGTVVSTGQLSAPGGNITVAAIPGESVVRITQQGLLLGLDIQPLATADTQPENWTLPIPTLPQLLTGGNVSNATGMTVNSNGQVELTGSSIAVENGDAVAKKVTAESAKLSANNNLTLVESQLKTTGNMQLLAQDTVRVRDTQANSVLLQAGGDLLIQGTLGVDIFALNHSASGVVSGKNTLLRSPNPVIGDAHFTTGGSFKIEQLDGSVGNLSSPNDPIILASGDVTLGDYEGASLHILARGSVTLGNVTITGTDSTTDTINPNNPDSFLASLADVTLSNGTTITIDGSAKPTLDIRAGINWELLGGAPTNSVIPPSAFDPSISPNSQPVFAGTTTDASIVITGDINITEPDGVILLTNRYSSNTSSSGEIKVNGSINNKNSNFSDNVGAVLLDSRTSIFTEDINTDGDSVGLSAIGNITSGHIFTGGLSGSADSAVVLSSTAGNIVVNSIDAGGGGIDITAAGLFQAKSYTLPEPFLEAEVKPKNDPKLLSFLQGKNVDFDPEKEITVFTQDIPSSLHARPSDNKTNGEINAPISIRYGGATTTLVSKQFDIYSFGSSTPSSKGSILIKGGNGGFNLGPAIAINSEPFKPSSSDDSFDDFDAQFPFSLIKNEVYTPLVFGSDKFPNNVSGTVAAITVGAGNNNLFYGSTQNISFPPIAQNPNPNTNTGTNTNTNSGTGTNTNTGIGTNTNTGTNIVTNTANAGNGTNISPNTNTGTNIVTNTNTVSGTDTNTDNDTATAGSDDLTPDIQLIALRNDASNSRLSDLSDRILVFDNSLKSSSDAPHANRVTHNSDGTLKLSTAEASAVCAAQLQDPRRRNLQLRDPRCLQEKPTASVASAQDSRKVAADRLLQQGFEQYQPNRVAPAVQSWQQALKIYQELKDVPGEVAARGVLGAASLVQENYKDAIALLEPFLTMEAGNGNPTAKAQALSNLGIAYKAVGNYASAIVSHQKALTIMQEAKDRQGEGQVSVNLGNTYEALGEYDKAIQSYQQSLTIAREIKDPSAEGRALGNLGAINANLGKSQEAVQSYEQSLAIAQQISDKEGQGSTLSNLGSAYHVQGEFTKALDYYQQSLAIAKEISNRELQHKALGNLGIAYEDLGDYPKAIEHHQKSLKIARLLGDKRGEAAALNNLGHTLFTSRKLPEAEKNLRDAVEVLESLRPGLNDLYNVSVFDTQVLTYNLLQQILIAQNKEDSALEISERGRARAFVELLQQRLSPEASARSQTKLNPPTIAQIKRIAKEQNATLVEYSIVPEEEFKVQGKLRGKASELFIWVVQPTGKVAFRRVDLKPLRQQNNSFEDLLANSRILNGPNLSKGEAARSQLHQVLIQPIADFLPKDANSPVIFIPQGGLFLLPFPALKAPNGKYLIEQHTILTAPAIEMLDLTHQQQKRLERLYKTSPDSKNVLVVGNPTMPSMPTTKDGQTPQKLAPLPGAEREALTIAKLLNTQALIGDKATKVEIVQQMPQARVIHLATHGLLDDIQELGIPGAIALAPSKNDNGFLTAGEIFDLKLNAELVVLSACHTGRGKITGDGVIGLSRSLISSGVPSAIVSLWAVPDEPTTLLMTEFYQTVQKNPNKAQALRSAMLVTMKQYPDPVNWAAFTLIGEAQ; encoded by the coding sequence CTTGACGGCGATCGCTTCGACATCGGCGGCGGACAGCAATCGGGAGCGAATCTTTTCCACAGCTTTGAGAAATTTGGACTAAACTCAAACCAGATTGCCAACTTTCTCTCCCAAGCAGAGATTCAGAATATTTTGGGTCGCGTTGTCGGTGGAGATGCCTCCATTATTAATGGACTGATTCAGGTAACAGGCGGGAATTCTAACCTCTTCTTGATGAATCCCGCAGGCATTATCTTCGGCGCAGGAGCCAGCCTCAACGTGTCTGCTTCCTTCACCGCGACAACAGCAACCGGAATTGGGATTGGCTCAAATTGGTTTAATGCAGCAGGATCTAACAACTACGCCGCACTGACGGGAAACCCCAACGCTTTTGCTTTTGCCACCAGTCAGCCAGGAGCCATTATCAACGCTGGCAACCTCAGCTTACAGCCGGGACAAAACTTCTTAACTTTGTTGGGCGGAACCGTCGTCAGTACCGGGCAACTCTCCGCACCAGGGGGTAACATTACCGTAGCTGCCATCCCTGGTGAAAGTGTCGTCCGCATCACTCAGCAAGGGCTGCTGCTAGGTTTGGATATTCAACCTTTGGCAACGGCAGACACTCAACCTGAAAACTGGACATTACCGATTCCCACATTACCTCAATTGCTGACAGGCGGGAATGTAAGCAATGCTACTGGAATGACAGTTAACAGCAACGGACAGGTAGAACTAACCGGATCTAGCATTGCGGTGGAAAACGGGGATGCCGTCGCCAAGAAAGTGACAGCCGAGTCAGCAAAGCTATCTGCCAACAACAATCTAACCTTAGTCGAAAGCCAGCTAAAGACAACGGGAAATATGCAATTGCTGGCGCAGGATACAGTACGAGTCCGAGACACTCAGGCGAATTCTGTTTTACTTCAGGCAGGAGGAGATTTACTGATTCAGGGCACTCTAGGTGTTGATATCTTTGCCTTAAATCATTCGGCAAGTGGTGTGGTTTCTGGTAAAAATACACTGTTGCGCTCTCCTAACCCAGTCATTGGTGATGCTCATTTCACAACTGGCGGCAGCTTCAAAATTGAGCAATTGGATGGAAGTGTGGGGAATCTATCGAGTCCTAACGACCCAATTATTCTGGCATCTGGAGATGTGACGCTAGGAGACTATGAGGGAGCTTCACTCCATATTTTGGCTAGAGGTAGCGTGACGCTGGGCAACGTCACAATTACTGGTACAGACTCAACAACAGATACGATTAATCCTAATAACCCCGATTCTTTCCTTGCCAGTTTAGCGGATGTCACCTTATCCAATGGGACGACGATAACAATTGATGGCAGCGCTAAACCTACGTTAGATATCCGAGCTGGAATCAATTGGGAGTTGTTAGGTGGCGCACCAACAAATAGCGTTATTCCACCTTCTGCATTCGATCCATCTATAAGCCCTAATTCGCAACCTGTTTTCGCTGGAACAACAACGGATGCGAGTATTGTAATCACTGGAGACATTAATATAACTGAGCCAGATGGAGTTATTCTTTTAACAAATCGCTATTCTTCTAACACTTCATCCAGCGGAGAGATCAAAGTTAACGGTTCTATTAACAATAAGAATTCAAATTTTTCGGATAATGTCGGTGCAGTTTTACTTGATTCACGAACAAGCATCTTCACAGAAGACATTAATACTGATGGTGATTCTGTAGGTTTATCTGCTATTGGAAACATTACATCAGGACATATCTTCACGGGTGGGCTTAGTGGCTCCGCTGACAGTGCTGTAGTTTTGTCTTCTACAGCAGGCAATATTGTGGTCAATAGCATTGATGCGGGCGGTGGGGGAATTGACATTACAGCCGCTGGTCTTTTCCAAGCTAAGAGTTATACTCTTCCTGAACCTTTTTTGGAAGCAGAGGTTAAACCCAAAAATGATCCAAAATTACTGAGTTTTCTTCAAGGTAAAAACGTTGATTTTGACCCAGAAAAAGAAATAACAGTATTTACACAAGATATCCCATCTAGTTTGCATGCTAGACCGAGTGACAACAAAACTAATGGGGAAATTAATGCCCCGATCAGTATCCGGTATGGAGGTGCAACTACAACCCTTGTATCAAAACAGTTTGATATATATAGTTTTGGAAGTTCAACGCCTAGTAGCAAAGGCAGCATTCTGATCAAAGGGGGAAATGGAGGTTTTAATTTGGGACCAGCGATCGCTATTAATAGCGAACCCTTTAAACCAAGCTCCAGCGATGATAGTTTTGATGATTTTGATGCCCAATTCCCATTTAGTTTGATCAAGAATGAAGTTTATACACCGCTTGTTTTTGGTTCAGATAAGTTTCCCAATAATGTTAGCGGTACTGTAGCAGCTATCACCGTTGGAGCTGGCAATAACAATCTGTTTTATGGGTCTACTCAAAATATCTCTTTTCCCCCAATCGCCCAAAACCCTAATCCCAATACAAATACCGGGACTAACACCAATACCAATAGTGGCACTGGTACTAACACGAATACTGGGATTGGCACTAATACGAATACTGGCACCAATATCGTCACTAACACGGCGAACGCTGGTAATGGTACCAATATCAGCCCTAACACAAATACTGGCACCAACATCGTCACTAACACGAATACTGTCTCTGGTACCGATACAAATACAGATAACGATACCGCTACTGCTGGATCTGACGACCTCACACCAGATATACAACTAATTGCGCTGAGAAATGACGCTTCTAACTCGCGCTTATCAGATTTGAGCGATCGCATTCTTGTCTTCGATAACAGCCTTAAAAGCAGCTCAGATGCACCTCACGCGAACCGGGTGACGCACAATAGCGATGGAACGCTGAAATTGTCAACGGCTGAAGCATCTGCTGTGTGCGCTGCACAACTGCAAGATCCGCGACGGCGAAATCTGCAACTACGAGATCCGCGTTGCTTGCAAGAAAAACCCACCGCATCAGTCGCATCAGCGCAAGATAGCCGTAAAGTGGCAGCAGATCGACTATTACAGCAAGGCTTTGAACAGTATCAGCCGAATCGGGTTGCACCTGCTGTCCAGTCTTGGCAACAGGCATTAAAAATCTACCAGGAACTCAAAGACGTTCCGGGGGAAGTTGCTGCCAGAGGTGTTCTGGGTGCGGCTTCTCTGGTTCAGGAAAACTATAAGGATGCGATCGCGCTCTTAGAGCCATTCTTGACGATGGAAGCGGGAAATGGCAATCCTACAGCTAAAGCACAAGCACTTTCAAATCTGGGAATTGCTTACAAAGCCGTAGGCAACTATGCAAGCGCGATCGTATCCCATCAGAAAGCTTTGACCATTATGCAGGAAGCCAAAGACCGTCAGGGAGAGGGTCAGGTTTCAGTCAATTTAGGCAATACTTACGAAGCTTTGGGTGAATATGACAAAGCAATTCAGTCTTATCAACAAAGTTTAACGATTGCGCGAGAAATTAAAGATCCCTCAGCAGAAGGGAGAGCATTAGGAAATTTGGGAGCAATTAACGCTAATTTGGGCAAGTCTCAGGAAGCCGTTCAGTCTTACGAACAGAGTTTAGCGATCGCGCAACAAATTAGCGATAAGGAAGGACAAGGAAGCACCCTATCCAACCTCGGATCTGCTTATCATGTTCAAGGCGAATTTACCAAAGCGCTCGATTATTATCAGCAGAGTTTAGCGATCGCAAAAGAAATTAGCAATCGCGAGTTACAGCACAAGGCACTCGGAAATTTAGGAATTGCTTATGAGGATTTAGGCGATTATCCCAAAGCGATTGAACATCACCAGAAGAGCTTAAAAATTGCGCGATTGCTGGGTGACAAACGAGGAGAGGCAGCAGCTCTCAATAATCTGGGACATACTCTATTTACTTCTCGCAAACTCCCAGAAGCCGAGAAAAACCTCCGCGATGCTGTTGAGGTTTTGGAATCTCTGCGACCAGGATTAAACGATCTCTATAATGTCTCAGTTTTTGATACGCAAGTCCTAACTTACAACCTATTGCAACAAATCCTGATTGCCCAGAATAAAGAAGATTCGGCTTTGGAAATTTCCGAAAGGGGACGCGCCCGTGCTTTTGTAGAGTTACTGCAACAGCGATTGTCCCCTGAAGCTTCGGCTCGATCTCAAACTAAATTAAACCCTCCGACAATCGCACAGATTAAAAGAATTGCCAAAGAACAAAATGCCACATTAGTTGAATATTCAATTGTTCCAGAAGAAGAATTTAAAGTTCAAGGTAAACTCAGAGGAAAGGCGTCGGAACTCTTTATTTGGGTAGTGCAGCCTACAGGGAAAGTGGCGTTTCGCCGAGTTGACTTAAAACCGTTACGGCAACAAAATAATTCTTTTGAAGATTTGCTCGCGAACAGCCGGATTTTAAATGGACCTAATCTTAGCAAAGGAGAAGCGGCTAGATCCCAACTGCATCAAGTGCTGATTCAGCCAATTGCTGATTTCCTGCCCAAAGATGCAAATTCTCCCGTAATATTTATTCCGCAAGGTGGGCTGTTTTTGCTGCCTTTCCCGGCTCTAAAAGCTCCCAATGGCAAATACTTAATCGAGCAGCACACAATTCTAACCGCTCCAGCCATTGAGATGCTAGACCTCACTCACCAACAACAGAAACGTCTAGAAAGGTTGTATAAAACATCTCCAGATAGCAAAAACGTCCTAGTAGTGGGCAATCCGACGATGCCCAGCATGCCCACCACTAAGGATGGACAAACGCCTCAGAAACTCGCACCGTTACCGGGTGCCGAACGGGAAGCGCTGACGATTGCTAAACTCTTAAACACTCAAGCGCTTATTGGTGACAAAGCAACCAAAGTTGAGATTGTGCAACAGATGCCCCAAGCGCGGGTAATTCATCTAGCGACGCACGGCTTACTGGATGATATTCAAGAATTAGGCATTCCCGGCGCGATCGCTCTGGCTCCATCCAAGAACGATAATGGATTCCTCACTGCTGGAGAAATCTTTGACTTGAAGCTAAATGCTGAACTTGTGGTGTTGAGTGCTTGTCACACGGGACGCGGCAAAATCACCGGCGATGGTGTTATCGGTTTGTCGCGATCGCTCATTTCATCAGGAGTCCCCAGCGCGATCGTTTCCCTGTGGGCGGTTCCTGACGAACCGACGACCCTTCTCATGACAGAGTTTTATCAAACTGTACAAAAAAATCCGAATAAAGCCCAGGCGTTGCGAAGCGCAATGTTAGTGACAATGAAACAATATCCAGATCCAGTCAACTGGGCGGCTTTCACCCTGATTGGGGAAGCACAGTAA
- the sufU gene encoding Fe-S cluster assembly sulfur transfer protein SufU, with the protein MTLGNLRDLYQQVILEHYKKPRHKGKTNPVHRSQRGHNPSCGDTIELTLQMNAAGDAIEDVKFEGEGCAIAMASADLMADALRGKKVDVALEMVERFQNMMKGEAEFPKEQRKLNVMQGVSQFPVRIKCANLTWHTLKAALESPNGNQPNGFVSNEKEDA; encoded by the coding sequence ATGACTTTGGGCAATCTACGCGACCTTTATCAACAGGTCATTTTAGAACACTACAAGAAGCCACGGCACAAGGGTAAAACCAATCCCGTGCATCGGTCTCAGAGGGGACACAATCCTTCTTGTGGCGATACCATTGAGCTGACATTGCAGATGAATGCAGCAGGCGACGCCATAGAAGATGTGAAATTTGAAGGAGAAGGCTGCGCGATCGCAATGGCTTCTGCTGACTTGATGGCGGATGCGTTGCGGGGAAAGAAAGTAGATGTAGCCCTGGAAATGGTGGAACGCTTTCAAAACATGATGAAAGGGGAGGCCGAGTTCCCCAAAGAGCAACGCAAGCTGAACGTGATGCAAGGCGTTTCTCAATTTCCAGTTCGGATCAAATGTGCTAACCTCACCTGGCATACTTTAAAAGCTGCCTTGGAATCACCCAATGGCAATCAGCCAAACGGGTTCGTCAGTAATGAAAAGGAAGACGCTTAA